The following proteins are encoded in a genomic region of Tigriopus californicus strain San Diego chromosome 6, Tcal_SD_v2.1, whole genome shotgun sequence:
- the LOC131882701 gene encoding uncharacterized protein LOC131882701: MGMISILTAGINFSRVGNMIGLHPAWPTINGTQQQISVVPVSHVASTRDHMEILIELRYWMVLILVFSLLSMLYVGLVLCFHLIYCVKTHFRCFPDLQTSVFQEHRRPEVIRRSNAPGNEHSLLQILDETSSSQHERDAALAFEATLPPPSYENLTLGVPPPPSDCSCSDIQSDSESLPDYATAVQTEIATISSGVEFRERLGGTHDDAEGQSVSSMDASVPLTAYVINLINRLSVYT; encoded by the exons ATGGGAATGATTTCAATCTTAACCGCCGGAATCAACTTCTCAAGGGTTGGAAACATGATCGGCCTTCATCCAGCATGGCCAACCATCAATGGGACCCAGCAGCAGATATCTG TGGTACCAGTCTCCCATGTTGCCTCCACCCGTGATCACATGGAAATCCTGATCGAACTCAGATACTGGATGGTTCTGATCTTAGTGTTCTCGCTCTTATCCATGCTGTACGTGGGATTAGTGTTGTGCTTCCACCTGATCTACTGTGTCAAGACCCATTTCCGATGCTTCCCGGATCTTCAGACCTCAGTGTTCCAAGAGCACCGAAGGCCAGAAGTCATCAG AAGAAGTAATGCTCCCGGAAATGAACACtctcttcttcaaatattggacGAGACCTCGTCGTCTCAACACGAGCGTGACGCGGCCTTGGCCTTTGAGGCCACTTTACCTCCTCCTAGCTATGAGAACCTCACCCTGGGtgtccctcctcctccttcggACTGTTCATGTTCAGACATTCAATCGGATTCCGAGTCCTTGCCAGATTATGCCACAGCAGTGCAGACCGAAATTGCCACCATTTCCAGTGGCGTCGAATTCCGGGAAAGACTTGGTGGAACGCACGACGACGCTGAAGGTCAATCAGTGTCAAGTATGGACGCCTCCGTTCCGCTCACGGCTTATGTGATCAATCTTATTAATCGATTAAGTGTGTATACATGA